ATCAAGTTATTTGTGCTAGTTGCAATGATGAGTATGGAACCGGGACCCGGGGACGGGCTACATGTCCAGTTTGCCGTGTGGTTATCGAACAGAGGATTCGTGTTTTTGGCGCGAGCTCGTAAGTTACAAAATTATATAATGGCAGATACATTAAAGATGGACTTATATTATACAGAATGGTTTGTTATTGTGTTGTGTCTTTGAGTGTTTTGTTTGATCAAGCTGTGGTTAAAGCAGCAGTGTTGCTGAATTTGTGAATGTGTATAAATAAGCTGCAAAGTATGTTTGGGAAACCGGCTTGTCCTTTTACTTGGTACAATGAATCGCCGTTTCTAGTGTGCTTTTTCGTTCAAGTAAAAATTAATGTGATTGGGTTGGTCaggtaatgggtcaaaatgggtcggGCCGGGTCGGGTTGACATGGTCACATGGACGATGAGATCTGTTAGACATTCTCATGTTTCATACAACTTAGATCCTCTAAATATAGTTTGACAAAACTCATTTGAATATTACCAACTGAATAAAACAACACCATAATCAAATTTTATTAACCACAATTTATCACACTCCACTCTTTAACAAACAACTCACAGAGAGACATACATACTCCTCAATTATTCAATAACATAACTTTGAAATGAAAACTAAAATTAAAGCATATAATATCAAGCATATGTAACAAGGCCAGTGTGATATTTAACAGCGCGTTCTACTTTACTTGAGAATTAAACCAGTTCCATTAAGTTTTTCATCAATTAATTTGTCTATCTTTTCTTTCATCTCATTTGTAAAGTAGGTTCTCCAATCTCCATCTTCGGCCTTTCTAAAATAATGTTTGTTTTCCAACCCGCCGACTCTAATACTTCCCGTTTTATTCACTTCTAAGTTGCTCATATTCTCAAAACTACATAACGTTGTAATTTTTTCAATAACGCCCGCTTTCTCTTCTTCTGCCGAAAAAGGGTAACCCATGAACTCTGCAAGCTTCTTCGCATTGCTTGTTGGATCCTTTTTCAGATCTTCGTATTTCAAAAAAAGAATTCTGTCTGGCCTTTCAAGACTTGCTTTCCAGTACCCTATAATATGATCCCAATAAGGTCCATACCCCGAAATGCCTTGACAGAACTCTTCAAACGCTTCCTCAAAAGGCGCATCTTCACAGGTTAAGTTCAACGCTTTCCTAAGGAAATGATAATGTGAAACTATGACGTCTTTGATGTTGCGATACACGTAAACTATCTTGCAGTTTGACGCAATAACTGATTCGGGCAATGAAGGGTAAGGAAGGTGTGTGGCCACAAGTGGTAGGCTCGAGTTTTTGTGATTTTCCTCAATTATGTCAAGTTCCCTTTCTAGGATCGGAACGCATTCATGAACATTTTTGGTGAGCAAAGGAGTGGTGGAAACATCAAACTTTTGTCGTGTTACGATGGCGAAAGCCAAGGACTTGACCCAAGTTGTGCCGGTTTTGGGGGAACTACATAGAAATATACCCGTCGGCTCGGCTTTGAAGGTTTGTTGAGCTAGATGTTCGCCCACAACTAACTGTTGGCTCGTCCAGTAGTTTTGATACTTGTAAAAGGTTATCTTTCCTTTGGACCAACTACAAGTGTGCTGAGGAAGTGTTTTCAACATCTCTTCCATTATGGTTGGATAGAATGATATAACAAGTTAATTTTGGTTTTTGTAGTGAGGATTGTGAATTCAGTGACTAAACTAAGTCTATATTTAAAGATATATGGGTGCAGATACTATGCTTAACGTTTACTGTATTTAAATTATTAGATGAGATACTTACATTATTTGATCAAAAGATATGGATCATTGGTAGGTATTTTAATTATTAGATGAGATACATACATTATTTGATCAAAAGATATGAATCATTGGTAGATAGTCGCACGTTAACATCTAATAATATATAATACTCCGTACTATTTTTTGTAATTAGAAAAATAATACATGCTTTACTACTCTATCTAGTTGCATCTTCCTAAAAAAAATATTTTATCAAACTTTTGTTATTTGCTTAATATTAAATTTGGATCCAGTCAAACTAGTAGGCTCACGAGGAACCTGGGGATTATAATGCACCAACAATACTTGTAAAAGACTAGCTTGCCTTTGGACCAGCTACAAGTGTGTTGAGGAAGTGTTTTCAACATCTCCTCCATTAATAACGGATGGATTAGCAAGTTTTGTTAATTTTAGTGAGGATTAATTGTGAATTCAGTGACTAAACGATCCCAAATTTAAAGATATATGGGTTAGGTATATCGTGCTTTGCGTTTCTTATATTTTACTCGTATTAATTTACTAAATATTGGTGCTTGGTAGGTAGTAGCAGATGGTATGTAGCATCTCCATTAATACGGAGTAACATTTTAATCAAACTTTGATGTCAGCTTAATATTAAAT
This window of the Rutidosis leptorrhynchoides isolate AG116_Rl617_1_P2 chromosome 7, CSIRO_AGI_Rlap_v1, whole genome shotgun sequence genome carries:
- the LOC139858312 gene encoding flavonol sulfotransferase-like, with the translated sequence MEEMLKTLPQHTCSWSKGKITFYKYQNYWTSQQLVVGEHLAQQTFKAEPTGIFLCSSPKTGTTWVKSLAFAIVTRQKFDVSTTPLLTKNVHECVPILERELDIIEENHKNSSLPLVATHLPYPSLPESVIASNCKIVYVYRNIKDVIVSHYHFLRKALNLTCEDAPFEEAFEEFCQGISGYGPYWDHIIGYWKASLERPDRILFLKYEDLKKDPTSNAKKLAEFMGYPFSAEEEKAGVIEKITTLCSFENMSNLEVNKTGSIRVGGLENKHYFRKAEDGDWRTYFTNEMKEKIDKLIDEKLNGTGLILK